The Phaeobacter gallaeciensis DSM 26640 genomic sequence CAGGACTGGGAAGACTACCTACAGGGGCTGCGCAAGGATCACGATTCCGTCGGCGCGGTGATTGAGGTTGTCGCCCGCGGCGTGCCCGCAGGCATCGGCGCGCCGATCTATGGCAAATTGGACACTGATCTGGCCGCCGCGATGATGTCGATCAACGCTGTCAAAGCCGTCGAAATTGGCGAAGGCATGAATGCAGCCCTGCTCAAAGGGTCTGAAAACGCTGATGAGATCTTCCTCGGCGAGGATGGCCAGCCGGTTTATTCGTCAAACCATTCCGGCGGCATTCTGGGTGGCATCTCCACTGGGCAGGATGTTGTGGTGCGCTTTGCGGTCAAACCCACGTCATCAATCCTGACGCCGCGCCAGTCGATCCGCAAGGATGGCAGCGCTGCCGAGGTCATCACCAAAGGCCGCCATGATCCCTGTGTCGGCATCCGCGCGGTGCCGGTGGCAGAGGCGATGATGGCCTGCGTGATCCTGGATCACCTGCTGCTGCATCGCGGTCAGGTGGGTGAGAACCAGGGCCATATCGGCGGCTGATTCTCCCTCCGTCTCGCCCTATGTCAGACGCGCGACGGTGCAACCCTCTCCAATCAGGTAAACAGCTGGGCGAATGTCTCGCGCAGCGCTTTTTTCTGCACTTTGCCCATGGTGTTGCGCGGCAGTTCCTCCATCAGCGCGATATGTTTGGGCTGTTTGAACTTCGCCAGCTGCCCTGACAATGCGGACTTGATGGCCGCAGCATCGGTGCCCTCCCCAGTCGGGACCACAACAGCCACAACCGCCTCGCCGAAATCGGGATGCGGCACGCCGATCACCGCGCTTTCCAGCACCCCGGGAAGATCGTCGATTAACGCCTCGACCTCCTTCGGGTAGACATTGAAGCCGCCGGAGATCACCAGATCTTTCTCCCGGCCCACGATGGTGACGTAGCCCCTGTCGTCGATCTTCGCCAGATCACCGGTGATGAACCAGCCATCCGGTCGCAGTTCCTCAGCGGTTTTCTCGGGCATCTGCCAATAGCCCTGAAACACATTCGGGCCACGCACTTCCAGCACGCCGATTTCACCCAGCGGGATCTCCGCATTGTCCAGCGTCACCCGCGCCTCCACCCCCGGCAGCGCCAAGCCCACGGTGCCAGCGATCCGCTCGCCATCATAAGGATTGGACGTGCTCATATTGGTTTCCGTCATCCCGTAGCGTTCCAGAATACGGTGACCGGTGCGGGCCTGCCATTGCTCGTGGGTCTCCACCAGAAGCGGCGCGGACCCAGAAATGAACAGCCGCATATTGGCCGCCAGATCGGGGGTCAGCCGTGCGTCCGACAAGAGCCGCGTGTAGAAGGTCGGCACCCCCATCAGCGCCGTGGCATTTGGCATCGCGGCCAGAATCGCATCCGCATCGAAACCGGGCAGCAGCACCACCTGTGCACCCGACAAAAGCGCCACGTTGGTCGCCACAAACAGCCCATGCGTATGAAAGATTGGCAGCGCATGGATCAGCACATCCTTCGCCGTGAACTGCCAGTAGTCCCGCAAGGTCAGCGAGTTGGAATAGAGATTTTCATGACTGAGCATCGCTCCTTTGGAGCGTCCGGTGGTGCCGGATGTATAAAGGATCGCGGCCAGATCAGAGGGCACGCGCGCCACCGGATCAAATCCGCTCTGGGCTGCCGCCAAATCCCCTAGACTGCCCTGCTCCGCCGCATCCAGCGTCAGCAGTTGTGCCGCGCCTGCAACCACCTGAAGCCTGTCGAGCCGCGACGGATCACAGACAAAGACGGACGGTGTGGCATCCCCGATGAAGTAGGCAACCTCAGCATCGGTATAGGCGGGGTTCAGTGGCAAAAACACCGCCCCCGCCATCACAGTTCCCAGGTAGAGTTGAATTGCTGCCAGGGATTTATCCACTTGCGCAGCCACACGATCCCCCGGCGCAACTCCACGTGAAACAAGTGCGGCCGCCATACGCTCCGCGCCCGCAAACAGATCGCCATAGCTGACCAGATCCGCTCCGGGACGGGTGGCGAACAGCGCATCCTCGCGCCCCAGGGACGCCGCACGCAGGTGGCAGATCAGCGGATTCGCGTTATACATTCGGAGAGCTCCTTGCAGCTGGGCAATAGGTGATTGCGGCGTTGCGTGACCTTGGACAAAGCCGGGCGGGAAAATCAACCCGTTGCACTTTCCGACGCGGCGGCGCAGGGTCTGGGCATGGTCAAATCCTTAACATCGCATCAACCGGGCCGCGCCATCGCGCTGAAACTGGCCGCCATTGCCCTGTTCACCGGGCTGTCGGCGATTATCAAGGCGACCTCTGATGTGGTGCCAGCTGGCGAAGCGGTGTTCTTCCGGTCTTTCTTTGCCATTCCGGTGATTCTCGTCTGGCTGTCCATGCGAGAAGAACTGGGGCGCGGATTGCGCACCTCACATCCGGGCAAGCATTTCCTGCGCGGCATATTGGGAACCACCGCCATGGGCATGACCTTCATGGGGCTGGGAATGCTACCTCTGCCCGAGGTCACGGCAATTGGTTATGCCACACCGATTTTCACACTCATTCTTGCGGCGGTTTTGCTCGGCGAACGGATCCGCCTGATCCGCATCAGTGCCGTGACCATTGGGTTGATCGGTGTTCTGGTGATGCTCTGGCCGCGACTGGGAAGCGGCGACCTGGGTGATGCAGCGACGATCGGCGCCATCCTGATCCTGATTGCCACCGTGGCGCGGGGGGTGGTGCAGATCCACATCCGCCGCATGGTGATGACGGAGCATACTGCTGCCATCGTGTTCTATTTTTCGCTCACGGCCTCGCTCCTGTCGCTGTGCACGCTGCCCTTTGGCTGGGTCTGGCCTGATCCAACCACGCTGGCGCTTTTGATCAGCGCGGGGCTGGTCGGCGGCGTGGCCCAGATCCTTGTCACATCCTCCTACCGTTTTGCGCCCGCCTCCATGCTGGCCCCCTACGACTATTCCTCGATGCTGTTTGCCATCCTTCTGGGCTATATCTGGTTCAACGAACTGCCGACGCTGGTGATGCTGATTGGCGCCGGGCTGGTGATTGCCGGCAATGTGCTGGTGATCTGGCGCGAAAGCCGGTTGGGGCTGGAACGTGGCAAGGCGCGGTCTGTCACAGATCCCAAAGGGTGAGCCGCAGCCAACGCAGACTCTATTTGGACGCCATTCGTGCCCGCAGCGCGTTGACCCGGTCCCGCAGGTCCAGAATATCCTGAAGATCGCCGCCCATTTCTTCTACTGCGCAGGCGGTGATCTCGCCTGCCTGCACCGCAAGATCCCGGCCCTTTGCGCTGAGTTGGATCAGTCGGCTGCGGTCATCCTCCGGGTTGGGAACCCGGGAAAGAAAACCTGCCATCTCCATCCGTTTCAGCAAGGGCGTCAGCGTATTGGTTTCCAGATCCAGCCGCTGACCCAATGCGCCGACGGTCTGCCCATCAGCATGATAGAGCGAGACCAGCACCAGATATTGCGGATAGGTCAGACCCAGAGGCGCCAGCAAGGGACGGTAAAGCCGGGTCAACGCGTGATTTGCCGAATAGATGGCAAAACACAGCAGATCAGGCGTATCCGGGATGTCAGGGGGCGGCGCATTGGTCATGGGTATAATTTAAATCGCGCACGATCCATCTGCAAGGACTTGACGTCGCGCAAGGAAGTCCATTTATATCGCACGCGACATAAATAACTTCGACAGTGACCCAGGAAAGGATCCCGCCATGAGCGTCTCCCCAGTCTATACCGCATCCGCCACTGCAACCGGTGGCCGCGATGGCAAGGCCAGCATTCACGACAGCGACCTCAGCTTTGATCTCGATCCACCCAAAGAAATGGGTGGCGGCGGCAATGGCAGCAACCCGGAGCAGCTGTTCGCAGCAGGCTACGCGGCCTGTTATATTGGCGCGATGAAATTTGCCACCACACAGGACGACGCTCTGGCCAAGGTCCCGAATGATGTGTCGGTCCACGCCGAGGTCGGTATCGGCCCGCGTGACGAGGGCGGTTTTGGCCTGACCGTTGCGCTGAAGGTGGCGCTGCCCGGTCTCTCCCCCGAAGAGGCACAGGCCGTGACCGAGGCCGGTCACAAGATCTGTCCCTATTCCAACGCTGTGCGCGGCAATGTGACCGTCACAACCGAACTGGTCTGAGACCCGGTTGGGTGCACGCCCGGTCCCTGCACGCAGGGGCTGGGCTCATACGGAAAAAGCGCGGAGTCACCTCCGCGCTTTTGCATTTTAACTGGACCTGAAACGGCTGGATGATCAGCTGCGCACCAGTTCCTCATAAGCCTTGGCGATGTCTTGGGTCAGTTCCCCCACCTCAAAGCTGTGCGGGCCGATCTGGCCCACGGGGGTGACCTCTGCCGCGGTGCCGGTCAGCCAGCATTGCTCAAACCCGTCAAGCTCTTCCGGCATGATGTGACGCTCATGCACGGTGATGCCGCGATCCTTCAGCATGCCGATGACTGTCTGACGGGTGATTCCGTTCAGGAAACAGTCGGGTTTCGGCGTATGAACCTCGCCATCCTTCACGAAGAAGATATTGGCGCCGGTCGCCTCGGCCACGTAGCCACGGTAATCCATGAACAGCGCATCAGAGCAGCCCTTGGCCTCAGCCTTGTGCTTGGAGATGGTGCAGATCATGTAGAGACCCGCCGCCTTGGCGTGCACCGGGATGGTTTCCGGGCTTGGGCGTTTCCACTCTGCGATGTCCAGCTTGGCGCCCTGCATCTTGGCGTCGCCATAATAGGCGCCCCAGCCCCAGACCGCGATGGCCATGCGCACCGGGTTTTTCGCCGATGCGACACCCATATCCTCGCCCGAACCACGCCATACAACCGCACGCACATAGGCATCCTGCAAACCCGAAGCCTTCAGGGTTTCTTCCTTCGCAGCTTCGATCTGATCGACGGTGTAGGGCATTGGCATATCCAGCGCCTCTGCCGAAGCGATCAACCGCTCGGAATGTTCGCGGCTTTTGAAGATTTTGCCGTTGTAAGCCCGCTCGCCCTCAAAGACGGAGGAGGCGTAATGCATGGCATGGCTGAGGATGTGGACCTTGGCATCGCGCCAGTTGACCATCTCACCATCCATCCAGATCAAACCGTCCCGATCATCATACCCAGCCATGGCGCACCTCCTAATGTCTCGCCGAATTTTCATAAGTTGCGCCACATATGACCGGTTCGGACATAATATTGCGCTAAACCTGCGATTCGATACATCTTCGGACTTGGAATGTCAACAACGCTGACTTAAAATGACCCCAGCACAACAGGGAGAGACCCATGGCAGAAGGGCGACCGGGGCAGGGATTTGGCGGCGAAAGCCTGCTGTTTCTGACGGATGAGCAGTTGCGGCAGGGCATCGAGGCGATGTTCTTTGCCTATCGCGGATTTACCGCAGACCCGGATCGGATCCTGGCGGAGATGGCCTATGGCCGGGCACATCACCGGGCCATTCACTTCATCAATCGCGCACCAGGCACGACAGTAAACAACCTGCTGTCCATCCTCGGGGTGACCAAACAGTCGCTCAATCGCGTGCTCCGCGCGCTGATCGGCGATGGTCTGGTTGAGAGCCGGGTTGGCGTCACCGACAAACGGGAACGGCATCTGTTCCTGACCGATAAGGGACGGGCACTGGAGGCCACCCTGTCAGATGCCCAGCGCGCAAGGATGCGCACCGCGTATAAAGACGCCGGACCGGAAGCGGTTCAGGGTTTCAAACGGGTGTTGGAGGCGATGATGGATGCCGATATGCGCCGCGCTTATGCCAAGCTGCGGGAGAGTGGCACATGACCCAGTTCGATTCCCATCTGCTGATTGTCGATGATGATGAACGCATTCGCGGTCTGCTGAAGAAATTCCTGATGCGGGCCGGATTTCTGGTCACCGCTGCACGCGATGCGGCCCATGCCCGGCGGGTGCTGTCGGGGCTGGATTTCGATCTCATTGTGCTGGATGTGATGATGCCCGGCGAGGATGGGATCTCTCTCACCCGGTCGCTGCGCGAAACCATCGCCACACCGATCCTGCTTTTGACGGCGAAGGGAGAGACCGAAGACCGTATCGAGGGGCTGGAAGCGGGCGCGGATGATTATCTGGCAAAGCCGTTTGAACCCAAGGAGCTGCTGTTGCGGATCAACGCGATCCTGCGGCGGATGCCGGAGCCGGCTGCCAGCGACGCCGCCCCCAAGGTGCTGCATCTGGGACCAATCCGCTATGACATTGAACGCGGCGAGATGTGGCAGGGCGAGGAGCTGATCCGCCTGACCGGCACCGAAAACCAGCTGATGAAGATCTTTTCCGCCTGTCCGGGCGAGCCGGTGAGCCGCACCAAACTGGTCGAGGATCTGGGACGCGATCGAGGGCAGGCGCAGGAACGGGCGGTGGATGTGCAGATCACCCGCCTGCGGCGCAAGATCGAACCCAATCCGAAACAGCCGCAATATCTGCAGACGGTGCGCGGTGCGGGCTATATGCTGGCACCGGACTAAGCCTCAGGGCCGGGAACCGCTGCGCGGTATTTTAAGCCTCCGGCGGGGATATTTGTGGCCAGAAGAAACGGGGACGCCTCATGACGACTGCCTTGATCACCCATGCTGACTGTCTGACCCATGTGACGCCTGACGGGCACCCCGAGAGGGTCGCGCGGCTGGAACATGTGCTGCACGCCCTTGAAGGACTGGAGCTGCGCCGGGTGACCGCACCGATGGCGGCAGAGGATGATATCCTGCGCATCCACCCCGCGAGCTATCTGGCCGACCTGCGTCGGGCCCTTCCGCAGGAGGGGTTTGGCCAGATTGATGGGGATACCTTTCTGTCACCGGGGTCGCTCGATGCGGCGTTTCGCGCAGCGGGTGCGGCGGTGCGCGCGGTGGATCTGGTTGTCAGCGGCGAGGTCCAGAATGCCTTTGCCGCCGTGCGCCCGCCCGGACATCACGCCGAAACCGACACAGCCATGGGGTTTTGCCTGTTTGGCAATGCCGCGCTGGCGGCCAAACATGCCCTGGATCACCACGGTCTGGCCCGTGTGGCCGTGGTGGATTTCGATGTGCATCACGGCAATGGCACGCAGGATCTGTTGTGGGATGAGCCGCGCGCGCTGTTCATCTCCAGCCAGCAGATGCCGCTTTGGCCCGGATCAGGCCGACCGGAGGAAGATGGCGCCCGCGGCCAGATCCTGAACCTGCCATTGCCGCCAGGATCGGGCGGCGTGCAGATGAAAGCGGCGTATGTCGATCAGGCCTTCCCCCGGTTGCGGGCCTTCAAACCGGAGCTGATCATAGTCTCGGCTGGGTTTGACGCCCATCAGGACGACCCCTTGGCAGAACTGATGTGGAGCACCGGGGATTTCCGCTGGTTGACCCGTGAACTCTGCGCATTGGCAGCAGAGCTGTGCGGTGGTCGTATCGTCTCGACTTTGGAGGGGGGATATGATCTGAACGCGCTGGCCGCAGCGGCCAAAGCCCATGTGGAAGAATTAATAGAGGCAGGCACATGACCGATACCAGCACCCCCGAGACCCCCGTTGAAGAGCTGAGCTTTGAGCAGGCAATGCGCGCGCTTGAAACCGTGGTGGACCAGCTGGAACGTGGCGATGTGGCGCTGGATGCCTCCATCGCGCTGTATGACCGTGGGGCCAAGCTGAAGAAACGCTGCGAGGATGAGCTGAAGCGGGCTGAGGAAAAAGTGGCGGCGATCACGCTGGATGCCAAGGGTACGCCGACCGGCACCGCACCGCTGGATGCTGACTGACCCATGGTGGCCACAGCAGACGTAGAGGCCCGCCCCTTTGCGCAGGCGTTGAAGGATGCGCAGACCCGGATCACAGCGCATATGGATGCGCGGCTCGGCGGTGGTGATACGCTCCATGCCGCCATGCGCTATGCCGTCACCGGTGGCAAGATGCTGCGCGGATTTCTAGTTCTGGAGAGTGCCCGCCTGCATGACGTCGCTGAGGAGGCCGCGCTAGAGGCGGCACTGGCGATCGAATGTATTCACGCCTATTCGCTGGTGCATGATGATTTGCCCTGCATGGATGATGACGATCTGCGCCGGGGCCAGCCCACCGTTCATAAGAAATGGGACGAGGCGATGGCCGTGCTGGCGGGCGACAGCCTGCAGACATTTGCGTTTGAGCTGCTTGCCGATCCCAAAATCAGCCCCCATGCGCTGGCGCTGATCCGTGGTCTGGCGCAAGCCTCTGGCAAGGATGGGATGGTCTCCGGGCAGATGCTGGATATCGCTGCAGAAACCGCCACCACCCCGCTGGATCTGGAGCAGATCACCCGGTTGCAGAACCGCAAGACCGGTTGTCTGATTTCCTGGTCCGCCACCGCAGGCGCGGTCATGGCCGGCGCGGATGAGGCCCCGCTGCGACGCTATGCCGAGGCATTGGGCCTTGCTTTTCAGATCGCCGATGACATTTTGGACGTGGAAGGCGACGCCGCCAAAGTTGGCAAGGCGGTCCGCAAGGATGCGGATGCAGGCAAAGCCACCTTTGTGTCGCTCCTAGGACTGGAAGCGGCGAAGGATCGCGCCAACGCCCTGATGGAACAGGCCTGTGATGCGCTGAGCCCCTATGGCGATGCCGCCGAAACCTTGAAGGATGCCGCGCGCTTCGTTATCTCGCGCGATAGCTGAGCCGCACAATGCGTGCACCGCCAAAGCAACACGCCCAAGGAGCTGCCATGTCAGACCGGCCCCAGACCCCTCTTCTGGATCAGATCACCCGCCCGGCGGATCTGAAATCCTTGAGCGATGCGCAGCTGACGCAGGTTGCACAGGAGTTGCGGCAGGAAACGATTTCCGCCGTCTCTGTCACCGGTGGCCATCTGGGCGCCGGGCTGGGGGTCGTGGAGCTGACCACCGCGCTGCACGCGGTGTTTGAGACGCCTCGGGATAAGATCATCTGGGATGTTTCGCACCAGTGCTATCCGCACAAGATCCTGACTGGCCGGCGCGACCGTATCCGCACGCTGCGGATGAAGGACGGGCTGAGCGGGTTTACCAAACGCTCTGAATCGCCCTTTGATCCCTTTGGGGCGGCGCATAGCTCCACCTCGATCAGTGCTGCCCTTGGCTTTGCCGTGGCGCGGGATCTGGGCGGTGTGGTGCCCGAAGGGCTGGGCGATGCGATTGCTGTCATTGGCGATGGGTCGATGTCGGCCGGCATGGCGTTTGAGGCGATGAACAATGCAGGCCATCTGGGCAAGCGGCTGATTGTCATTCTGAACGACAATGAGATGTCGATTGCCCCGCCGGTTGGGGCACTGTCCTCCTATCTGTCGCGACTTTATGCCGAGGAACCGTTTCAGGAGCTGAAGGCCGTTGCCAAGGGCGCGGCATCCCTGCTGCCGGAACCGTTCCGCGAAGGGGCCAAACGCGCCAAGGATATGCTGAAGGGCATGGCGGTAGGTGGCACCTTGTTTGAAAGCTTGGGCTTTTCCTATCTCGGGCCGATTGATGGCCATGATATGGACCAGCTTCTGCCAGTGCTGCGCACCGTGAAGGCCCGCGCCACCGGTCCGATCCTGATCCATGTGCTGACCAAGAAGGGCAAAGGGTATGCCCCTGCCGAGGCCGCCCGTGACAAGGGTCATGCCACCGCCAAATTCGACATGGTGACAGGCGAGCAGAAGAAAGCGCCCTCCAACGCGCCCTCCTATACCTCCGTCTTTGGCAAGGAGCTGGTGCGGCTGGCGGCCGAGGACGACAAGATCTGCGCCGTCACCGCCGCGATGCCCGATGGCACCGGTCTGAGCCTGATGGCCGAACGCTACCCCTCGCGTACATTCGACGTCGGTATTGCCGAACAGCATGGTGTGACCTTTGCGGCCGCGCTTGCGGCGGGCGGGATGAAACCCTTCTGTGCGATGTATTCCACGTTCCTGCAGCGCGGCTATGATCAGGTGGTGCATGATGTGGCGATCCAGCGCCTGCCGGTACGCTTTGCCATCGACCGGGCCGGTCTGGTGGGGGCGGATGGGGCGACCCATGCGGGCAGCTTCGACATTGCCTATATGGCCAACCTGCCCGGTATGGTCGTGATGGCCGCCGCCGATGAGGCCGAGCTGGCCCATATGACCGCCACCGCCGCGGCCTATGATGACGGGCCCATCGCCTTCCGCTATCCGCGAGGTGAGGGCGAAGGCGTCGATATGCCAGAGGCGCCCGAGGTTCTGGAGATCGGCAAAGGCCGGATGATCCAAGAGGGCAAACGCGTGGCGATCCTGTCCTTTGGCACCCGTCTGGGTGAGGTCAGGAAAGCCGCCGAGGCGCTGAGCGCGAAAGGCATCACCCCGACGATTGCCGATGCCCGCTTTGCCAAGCCGCTGGACCGCGATATGATCCTGAAGCTCGCCGCAGACCATGAGGCACTGATCACCATCGAGGAAGGCGCAGTGGGCGGCTTTGGCTCCCACGTCGCCCAGCTACTGGCGGAGGACGGCGTTTTTGACAGCGGGCTGAAGTTCCGCTCCATGGTGCTGCCCGATACCTTCATCGATCAGGCCAGCCCGGCGGATATGTACAATGTCGCCGCCATGAACGCGCCGCAGATTGAAGCCAAGGTGCTGGAAGTTCTGGGCGTAGCGTCGATTGGGGAAAAGCGGGCTTAAACCCCCGTCGTCTCCGGCGGCGGGACGAAGGTCTCGAGATCCTCGGCGGCTCGGACAGCCCGCAGACCTTCGCGGTAGGTGGGATAGAGCAGCTCCACCCCCAGATCTTCCTTGATGCGCTGATTGGCGACGCGTTTGTTTTCGCCGTAGAAACTGCGCGCCATGGGGGTCATGCCGGCCTCATCGAAAGGAACCTCAGCAGGGATCGGCAAGCCCAGAAGCTCGGCGGCGAAGCCCAGCACATCCTGCGGCGGGGCCGGGTCATTGTCACAGAGGTTGTAGACTGCGCCGGGATTGGGCTGCGCGATTGAGGCCGCGAGAACCTGCGCGATGTCATCCACATGGATGCGCGAGAATACCTGCCCCGGTTTCACGATGCGCCGCGCCTTTCCGGCCATCAGCTTGGCGAAGGGGCCGCGACCGGGACCGTAGATCCCGGCGAGGCGAAAGATATGCAGCGGCAGCTCGGGTATGGCCTGCCAATCCGCCTCAGCGGCCGCGCGCCAGCGGCCACGCTGACTGGAGGGGGTGACGGCGGTGCCCTCATCCACCCAGGCGCCATCGTGATCACCATAGACCGCGGTGGTCGAGAGATAGCCGACCCACTCCAAAGTGTCGCCACGGGCGGCGGCTGCCAGCGCATCCGCCAGTTCCGCCAGCACCGGGTCTCCTACCTCCGCCGGGCCTACCGACGACAGGATATGCGTCACCCCATCAAACGGCAGAGGCGCACCGGGCCAGGTGATCAGGTCGACACCGGGCACCGGCACCGCATCCTCGACTGACCGGGTGGTGCCAATCACGCGCCAACCGGCCTGAAGCAGCCGGGGAGCCAATGCGCGGGCGGTATAACCAAATCCAAGACAGAGCAGCGTTTTTGTCATGGCTCATAGATGCGCGCGGCTCTTCTCGGGTGCAAGGGTTGATTCAAAGACCAAAACCGCATTTCCTGTACCCATGGCGCAAAAACCAATCACCCTGACCACAGCCTACGGGCTGGAGACGCCGGACCATTCCCGGCAGCTCTATGCCGACTGGGCGGAAAGCTACGATCAAAGCTTTGCACAGGAGACGGGTTATATCCTGCCGGATCAGGTGGCCGGGCTGTTTGCCGCGGCAGAGGGGTATGGCCCGGTTCTGGATGTCGGAGCGGGCACAGGACTATGTGGCGTGGCGCTGAACCGGCGCGGGATCGCGCCGATTGATGCCACGGATATCAGCCCGGAAATGCTGGCCCAGGCCCTGCGCAAGGATATCTACCGCGATGTGATTGAGGCGGATCTGACGGTGGGTGTGCCGGTGCCGCGTGCCGCCTATGCCGGGGTGGTGTCCTCTGGCACCTTCACCCATGGTCATGTTGGCCCTGAGGTGCTGCCGGGCCTGCTGCGCCTTGCGCGACCCGGCGCGGTGTTTGCGCTGGCTGTGAATGCGCGGTTCTCAGCCCGGTCCGGCTTTGCCTCAGCATTGGAGCGGTTGCAGGAC encodes the following:
- a CDS encoding SDR family oxidoreductase, translating into MTKTLLCLGFGYTARALAPRLLQAGWRVIGTTRSVEDAVPVPGVDLITWPGAPLPFDGVTHILSSVGPAEVGDPVLAELADALAAAARGDTLEWVGYLSTTAVYGDHDGAWVDEGTAVTPSSQRGRWRAAAEADWQAIPELPLHIFRLAGIYGPGRGPFAKLMAGKARRIVKPGQVFSRIHVDDIAQVLAASIAQPNPGAVYNLCDNDPAPPQDVLGFAAELLGLPIPAEVPFDEAGMTPMARSFYGENKRVANQRIKEDLGVELLYPTYREGLRAVRAAEDLETFVPPPETTGV
- a CDS encoding class I SAM-dependent DNA methyltransferase; amino-acid sequence: MAQKPITLTTAYGLETPDHSRQLYADWAESYDQSFAQETGYILPDQVAGLFAAAEGYGPVLDVGAGTGLCGVALNRRGIAPIDATDISPEMLAQALRKDIYRDVIEADLTVGVPVPRAAYAGVVSSGTFTHGHVGPEVLPGLLRLARPGAVFALAVNARFSARSGFASALERLQDGGWIRNLTLPEVAIYGAKATGAHSADTALIALFSKV